Proteins found in one Roseovarius pelagicus genomic segment:
- a CDS encoding LysR family transcriptional regulator has translation MPLPRRFLPSIASLRAIEALDRLGSATAAADALSLSQSAVSRQLQTLEEQLGVSLIRREGRGMTLSSEGVAYAGEIRNALGQIAQASMKAALNPAGGSLNLAILPTFGMRWLVPRLPDFARAHPEVTINLSTRFRAFNFAAEGFDAAIHFGQPDWPGTDGIRLRPEAVIAVCAPGLLAEHPPRTAQDLLSLPLLHIETRPEAWPAWFAAHGVEVTRAAGTVHDQFATITQAALHGLGVALLPDYLAEQELAAGRLVAAWGGATASPGAYWLVWPEARAQDAALAKFRDWIGSQINEDDLLPR, from the coding sequence ATGCCCCTGCCCCGCCGTTTTCTGCCATCCATCGCCAGCCTACGCGCGATCGAGGCGCTCGATCGTCTTGGCAGCGCCACGGCGGCCGCCGACGCCCTATCGCTGAGCCAAAGTGCGGTCAGCCGACAGTTGCAGACGTTAGAGGAACAGTTGGGCGTGTCTCTGATCCGCCGCGAGGGGCGCGGTATGACCCTTAGCTCCGAGGGCGTCGCCTATGCCGGGGAAATTCGCAACGCGCTGGGACAAATTGCCCAGGCGTCGATGAAAGCGGCGCTCAACCCGGCGGGCGGTAGCCTGAATCTGGCAATTCTGCCCACCTTCGGCATGCGCTGGCTGGTGCCCCGCCTGCCGGATTTCGCCCGCGCCCATCCCGAAGTGACAATCAACCTTTCAACACGCTTCCGGGCGTTCAACTTTGCCGCAGAAGGATTCGACGCGGCGATTCATTTCGGTCAGCCTGATTGGCCCGGCACTGACGGTATAAGGCTGCGGCCCGAAGCTGTGATCGCGGTCTGCGCGCCCGGTCTTTTGGCCGAGCATCCGCCGCGAACGGCACAGGATTTGTTGTCCCTGCCCCTGTTGCATATCGAGACGCGGCCTGAAGCATGGCCGGCATGGTTTGCTGCGCATGGCGTCGAGGTGACCCGCGCCGCCGGAACGGTCCATGATCAGTTCGCAACCATCACGCAGGCCGCGCTGCATGGCCTGGGCGTGGCGCTGTTGCCCGACTATCTGGCAGAGCAGGAACTGGCCGCCGGGCGGCTCGTCGCGGCATGGGGTGGTGCGACAGCATCACCGGGGGCTTATTGGCTGGTCTGGCCAGAAGCCAGAGCGCAGGATGCCGCATTGGCCAAGTTTCGTGACTGGATTGGCAGCCAGATCAACGAAGATGATTTGCTCCCGCGCTAG
- a CDS encoding MATE family efflux transporter — protein sequence MTLATDPSFVSGNLMRHVSVMSLTSSIGLMAIFAVDLIDILFISMLGQEALAAAAGYASTVMFFASAINIGLSIAAGALVSRALGGKDEQDAQEFAASVAVIAVIVGLLVPLLALPNMTWLLSLIGAEGEVAIAAERYLWIILPTTAISGLGMTAVAVLRAYGDAGRAMYPALVGGTVNAVLDPILIFSLGMGLDGAAVATVLARIATMLTAFYPAIRRYAAFSLPRTRCIVRDFRMTSQIAIPAVLATIATPVGSRHCHT from the coding sequence ATGACCCTCGCCACCGACCCCAGCTTTGTTTCCGGCAATCTGATGCGCCATGTCTCGGTCATGTCGCTTACGTCCAGTATCGGGCTGATGGCGATCTTTGCGGTCGATCTGATCGATATTCTGTTCATCTCGATGTTGGGGCAGGAGGCGCTTGCCGCAGCTGCGGGCTACGCCAGCACGGTGATGTTCTTTGCCAGCGCGATCAACATCGGCCTCTCGATTGCTGCCGGCGCATTGGTTTCGCGCGCGCTAGGCGGCAAGGACGAACAGGACGCGCAGGAATTTGCGGCCAGTGTCGCTGTTATTGCCGTGATCGTGGGCCTGCTGGTGCCGCTGCTGGCGCTGCCAAATATGACCTGGTTGCTGAGTTTGATTGGTGCCGAGGGCGAGGTCGCGATCGCCGCTGAGCGATATCTGTGGATTATCCTGCCGACCACCGCGATTTCCGGGCTTGGCATGACGGCCGTCGCGGTATTGCGCGCCTATGGCGATGCGGGCCGGGCGATGTATCCGGCATTGGTCGGAGGCACGGTCAATGCTGTGCTGGATCCGATCCTTATCTTCTCTCTCGGGATGGGGCTGGATGGGGCTGCTGTTGCCACGGTGCTGGCGCGGATTGCCACGATGCTGACGGCATTCTATCCGGCAATCCGGCGTTACGCAGCGTTTTCTCTACCCAGAACGCGATGCATAGTACGTGATTTTCGCATGACATCGCAGATTGCGATCCCTGCTGTACTGGCAACGATCGCGACACCTGTCGGATCTCGCCATTGTCACACGTGA
- a CDS encoding substrate-binding domain-containing protein, whose protein sequence is MSFGKVSTSVLALVAVSATAAAARDEIRIVGSSTVFPYTQAVAEQFSNVTGAPSPIVESTGTGGGMKIFCGGIGEGHPDITGASRAMKASEYALCIENGVTEVTEVQIGNDGLSIAVSRESAHDWDLTEEQVYLALAAEVPVDGAMVANPYMKWSDIDASLPNEDILAYGPPPTSGTRDAFVELAIVDGCMDIPMIKEKGHDWAEDNCARLRQDGPFVEAGENDNLIVQRLQADANAVGIFGYSFLYENSDTLKAVSIEGVEPSFDTIESGDYDISRPLFFYVKNAHRGVIPNLQEFIEEYVSEDAMGPGGYLSERGLVPLGDATRTKMQDNAVEAMNMEAKS, encoded by the coding sequence ATGTCCTTTGGAAAAGTCAGCACCTCTGTGCTTGCCCTCGTTGCCGTGTCTGCCACTGCGGCTGCTGCGCGCGACGAAATCCGCATCGTCGGTTCATCCACGGTATTCCCCTACACCCAAGCTGTGGCCGAGCAATTCTCGAACGTCACTGGCGCGCCTTCGCCAATCGTTGAGTCGACCGGCACCGGCGGTGGCATGAAAATCTTTTGCGGCGGTATCGGCGAAGGCCACCCCGACATCACTGGTGCCTCGCGCGCAATGAAGGCATCCGAATATGCGTTGTGCATTGAGAACGGCGTGACAGAGGTCACCGAAGTTCAGATCGGCAATGACGGGTTGTCCATCGCTGTTTCGCGCGAGAGCGCGCACGACTGGGATTTGACCGAAGAGCAGGTTTACCTCGCACTTGCGGCTGAGGTTCCCGTCGATGGCGCAATGGTCGCCAATCCCTACATGAAATGGTCCGACATCGACGCCAGTCTGCCGAATGAAGATATCCTTGCCTATGGCCCCCCGCCGACATCGGGCACCCGTGATGCATTCGTCGAACTGGCAATTGTCGACGGCTGCATGGACATCCCGATGATCAAGGAAAAAGGTCACGACTGGGCCGAAGATAACTGCGCGCGTCTGCGTCAGGACGGCCCCTTTGTCGAAGCCGGCGAAAACGACAACCTGATCGTCCAACGCCTGCAAGCCGACGCGAACGCGGTTGGCATCTTTGGCTACTCGTTCCTGTATGAGAACTCGGACACGCTGAAAGCTGTGTCGATTGAAGGTGTCGAGCCCAGCTTTGATACCATTGAGAGCGGCGACTACGACATCTCGCGCCCGTTGTTCTTCTACGTCAAGAACGCGCATCGCGGCGTGATCCCGAACCTTCAAGAGTTCATCGAGGAATATGTTTCCGAAGATGCAATGGGTCCGGGTGGCTACCTGTCCGAGCGCGGCCTCGTCCCGCTGGGTGACGCGACGCGCACCAAGATGCAGGACAACGCTGTAGAAGCGATGAACATGGAAGCAAAATCCTGA
- a CDS encoding acyl-CoA dehydrogenase: MSLDAPKLKAKDAPDLGNFDWQDPFRLNDQLEEDERMIAQSARSFAQEKLQPRVIKAYAEETVAPELFAEMGEMGLLGTTIPEEYGGLGGGYVGYGLVAREIERVDSGYRSMMSVQSSLVMYPIYAYGSEEQRQKYLPGLAAGTLIGCFGLTEPDAGSDPSGMKTRAVKTDGGYRLNGSKMWISNSPIADVFVVWAKSDAHDGKIRGFVLEKDTKGLSAPKITGKQSLRASVTGEIVLKDVEVGEDALLPNVEGLKGPFGCLNRARYGIAWGVMGAAEFCWHGARQYGLDRHQFRKPLAQTQLFQLKLANMQTEITLGLQAALRVGRLMDDANAAPEMISLIKRNNCGKALDIARMSRDMHGGNGISEEFQVIRHMMNLETVNTYEGTHDVHALILGRAQTGLQAFF; encoded by the coding sequence ATGAGCCTCGACGCCCCCAAACTCAAAGCCAAAGATGCCCCCGATCTGGGAAATTTTGACTGGCAGGATCCGTTTCGCCTGAACGATCAGCTCGAAGAAGACGAGCGGATGATCGCACAGAGCGCGCGCAGTTTTGCGCAGGAAAAGTTGCAGCCCCGCGTAATCAAGGCTTATGCCGAAGAAACCGTTGCGCCCGAGTTGTTCGCCGAGATGGGCGAAATGGGCCTGTTGGGTACGACCATTCCAGAGGAATATGGTGGGCTGGGCGGCGGTTATGTCGGCTACGGTCTGGTCGCGCGCGAGATAGAGCGTGTTGACAGCGGATACCGGTCGATGATGTCCGTGCAATCGAGCCTCGTGATGTATCCGATCTACGCCTATGGCAGCGAAGAGCAGCGGCAGAAGTATTTGCCGGGTCTCGCTGCTGGCACATTGATTGGGTGCTTTGGCCTGACAGAGCCCGATGCGGGCAGTGACCCGTCGGGCATGAAAACCCGCGCGGTAAAGACCGATGGCGGCTATCGTCTGAACGGGTCGAAAATGTGGATTTCCAACAGTCCCATCGCCGACGTGTTCGTTGTCTGGGCCAAATCCGACGCGCATGACGGCAAAATTCGTGGATTCGTTCTGGAAAAAGACACCAAGGGCCTTAGCGCGCCGAAGATCACCGGCAAGCAAAGTCTGCGCGCCTCTGTCACCGGTGAAATCGTGTTGAAGGATGTCGAAGTTGGCGAAGACGCGTTGCTGCCCAATGTCGAGGGGCTGAAAGGTCCGTTTGGCTGTCTCAACCGTGCGCGCTATGGCATCGCATGGGGGGTTATGGGCGCAGCCGAATTCTGCTGGCACGGGGCACGCCAATATGGGCTGGACCGCCATCAGTTCCGCAAGCCATTGGCACAGACGCAGCTGTTTCAGTTGAAACTGGCCAACATGCAGACCGAAATCACGCTGGGCCTGCAGGCGGCACTGCGGGTGGGGCGCCTGATGGATGATGCCAATGCGGCGCCAGAGATGATTTCGCTGATCAAGCGTAACAACTGTGGCAAGGCGCTGGATATTGCGCGCATGTCCCGCGACATGCATGGCGGCAATGGCATTTCCGAAGAATTCCAGGTGATCCGTCACATGATGAACCTTGAGACCGTGAACACCTATGAGGGGACGCATGACGTGCATGCGCTGATCCTCGGGCGGGCGCAAACCGGGCTGCAGGCGTTTTTCTGA
- the phoU gene encoding phosphate signaling complex protein PhoU gives MQDTHIASAFDRDLETIQAQIMKMGGLVEEAIIDAAISLETRDGELADTVRRRDKAIDALEMQINEEAARVIALRSPTAKDLRLILSVIKISANLERIGDYAKNMAKRTGLLAGYAPVEGSPAALRRMAREVERMLKDALDSYIQRDVALAAEIIQRDEDVDQMYNALFREFLTFMMEDPRNITSCMHLHFIAKNTERMGDHVTSIAEQVIYLVTGEMPDEARPKGDLTSTDAGLGV, from the coding sequence ATGCAGGATACTCATATCGCCTCGGCCTTTGACCGCGATCTGGAGACGATTCAGGCCCAAATTATGAAGATGGGCGGGCTTGTCGAGGAGGCAATCATAGACGCCGCTATTTCGCTAGAGACACGCGACGGAGAGTTGGCAGATACCGTGCGCCGCCGCGACAAGGCGATTGATGCGCTCGAGATGCAGATCAATGAAGAAGCCGCGCGCGTCATCGCGCTTCGGTCGCCCACGGCCAAGGATCTGCGTCTGATCCTGTCCGTGATCAAGATCAGCGCCAATCTGGAACGGATCGGTGATTACGCCAAGAACATGGCCAAGCGGACGGGGCTGCTGGCGGGCTACGCACCTGTCGAGGGATCACCGGCCGCGTTGCGCCGGATGGCGCGCGAGGTGGAGCGTATGCTCAAGGACGCGCTGGACAGCTATATTCAGCGCGATGTGGCACTGGCAGCCGAAATCATCCAGCGTGATGAGGATGTCGATCAGATGTATAATGCTCTGTTCCGCGAATTCCTGACCTTTATGATGGAAGATCCGCGTAATATCACGTCGTGCATGCATCTGCATTTCATCGCCAAGAACACCGAACGTATGGGGGATCATGTCACCTCGATCGCCGAACAGGTTATTTATCTGGTAACAGGTGAGATGCCCGATGAAGCCCGTCCAAAGGGTGATCTGACATCGACTGACGCCGGGTTGGGTGTGTAA
- the pstB gene encoding phosphate ABC transporter ATP-binding protein PstB, which yields MYDAPNLAENKVNQQDIKFSARGVQVHYGDTHAIKDVSVDIADKTVTAFIGPSGCGKSTFLRCLNRMNDTIDVCRVTGDIRLDGTDIYDKRVDPVQLRAQVGMVFQKPNPFPKSIYDNVAYGPRIHGMARTKSDLDDIVERALRRGAIWNEVKDRLHAPGTGLSGGQQQRLCIARAVATEPEVLLMDEPCSALDPIATAQVEELIDELRGNYSVVIVTHSMQQAARVSQKTAFFHLGHLVEFGDTAQIFTNPEDERTESYITGRIG from the coding sequence ATGTATGACGCCCCCAATCTTGCGGAGAACAAAGTGAACCAACAAGATATCAAATTTTCCGCCCGCGGCGTGCAGGTCCACTATGGTGACACCCACGCCATCAAGGATGTCAGTGTGGACATCGCGGACAAGACGGTGACAGCCTTTATCGGGCCTTCGGGTTGTGGCAAGTCCACCTTCTTGCGTTGCCTGAACCGGATGAACGACACCATCGACGTGTGCCGAGTGACCGGTGACATCCGCCTTGATGGCACTGATATCTATGACAAGCGTGTGGATCCCGTCCAGCTACGTGCTCAGGTCGGAATGGTCTTTCAAAAGCCGAACCCGTTCCCCAAGTCCATTTACGACAACGTTGCTTACGGGCCGCGCATTCACGGAATGGCCCGCACCAAGAGCGATCTGGATGATATCGTGGAAAGAGCATTGCGCCGTGGTGCGATCTGGAACGAGGTCAAGGACCGGTTGCATGCACCCGGCACCGGCCTGTCAGGCGGCCAGCAACAGCGCCTGTGCATCGCGCGGGCCGTGGCCACCGAGCCCGAAGTGCTGCTGATGGACGAGCCGTGCAGCGCGCTTGACCCGATTGCAACGGCACAGGTCGAAGAGCTGATTGACGAGTTGCGCGGCAATTATTCGGTGGTGATCGTCACCCACTCGATGCAGCAGGCGGCGCGCGTCAGCCAGAAGACCGCATTTTTCCACCTCGGCCATCTGGTCGAATTTGGCGACACGGCACAAATATTCACCAACCCCGAAGATGAGCGGACAGAGTCCTACATCACCGGACGGATCGGCTAG
- the pstC gene encoding phosphate ABC transporter permease subunit PstC, translated as MTTAAFLCLLVLSIFGYVWNRQAAAGIRNGGARLHSLMRFHGSYSLLMILVPTLVLILLWLVLQGTVIDAILKSDISDRLEGLGTGEVQLIVAEIKSIAIGNIFGTPEQWKLDAAERYVAANARSGQLLLVMVVALSLVLMVFSRRKVSAEFRARHGVERIVSGLMIFCAVAAIFVTIGIVASLVFETAKFFAKVPVTEFLFGTNWEPQIPLREDQIAAEGAFGWLPVFLGTLVITAIALFLAVPVGLMSAIYLNEFAPKRVRAVAKPFLEILAGVPTVVYGFFAVLVVAPAIRSFGQSIGLDVSPNTALAAGSVMGIMLIPFISSFADDALSAVPQSLRDGALGLGATRAEMMTNILFPAAIPGIVGGVLLAVSRAIGETMIVVMAAGLIAKMTINPLDSVTTVTVQIVTLLIGDTSFDNPKTLAAFALGMMLFIVTLIINVFALRIVRKYREAYD; from the coding sequence ATGACCACCGCTGCCTTTCTCTGCCTGCTCGTGCTTTCCATTTTTGGCTATGTCTGGAATCGTCAGGCTGCGGCCGGTATCAGAAATGGTGGGGCGCGACTCCATTCGTTGATGCGCTTTCACGGCTCTTATTCTCTGCTTATGATCTTGGTGCCAACACTGGTGCTGATACTGTTGTGGCTGGTGCTGCAGGGCACCGTGATTGACGCGATCCTCAAATCCGACATTTCCGACCGTCTCGAGGGGCTGGGGACAGGTGAGGTCCAGCTGATCGTCGCCGAAATCAAGTCCATCGCCATCGGCAACATCTTTGGCACTCCCGAGCAATGGAAGCTCGACGCCGCAGAGCGGTATGTCGCCGCGAACGCGCGCAGCGGCCAGCTGTTGCTGGTCATGGTGGTGGCGCTCTCGCTGGTCCTGATGGTCTTTTCCCGCCGCAAGGTTTCTGCCGAGTTTCGTGCCCGTCACGGTGTGGAACGTATAGTATCGGGCCTGATGATCTTTTGTGCGGTGGCGGCAATTTTTGTCACCATCGGTATCGTTGCCTCGCTGGTGTTTGAGACGGCAAAATTCTTTGCCAAGGTGCCGGTCACCGAATTCCTGTTCGGGACCAACTGGGAGCCACAAATCCCACTGCGCGAGGATCAAATCGCGGCTGAGGGAGCATTCGGTTGGCTGCCGGTGTTTCTGGGCACATTGGTGATCACGGCCATCGCCCTGTTTCTGGCAGTGCCGGTCGGGCTGATGTCGGCAATCTATCTGAATGAGTTTGCACCAAAGCGGGTGCGCGCGGTTGCGAAGCCGTTTCTCGAAATCCTCGCCGGGGTGCCAACGGTTGTCTATGGCTTCTTTGCGGTTCTGGTCGTGGCACCTGCAATCCGGAGTTTCGGTCAGTCCATCGGGCTTGACGTATCGCCAAACACTGCGCTTGCAGCGGGCAGCGTGATGGGGATCATGCTGATCCCATTCATCTCTTCCTTTGCCGATGATGCGTTGTCGGCGGTACCGCAAAGCCTGCGTGATGGCGCGCTGGGGCTGGGGGCGACGCGAGCCGAAATGATGACGAATATCCTGTTTCCGGCCGCCATACCCGGCATCGTCGGCGGCGTCCTGTTGGCCGTCAGCCGCGCCATCGGTGAAACGATGATCGTGGTCATGGCGGCGGGACTGATTGCCAAGATGACGATCAACCCGCTGGATAGCGTAACAACCGTGACCGTTCAGATTGTTACCTTGCTGATCGGGGATACGTCCTTTGACAACCCCAAGACATTGGCGGCTTTCGCACTAGGCATGATGCTGTTCATCGTCACGCTGATAATCAACGTCTTCGCCTTGCGTATCGTGCGCAAGTATCGCGAAGCCTACGACTAA
- the phoB gene encoding phosphate regulon transcriptional regulator PhoB has product MSFDRPRILLVEDEPAQREVLTYNLEADGFQVATAEDGEEALLMVPEVQPDVIVLDWMLPRVSGIEVCRQLKIKAETRAVPIIMLSARSEEVDRVRGLETGADDYVVKPYSVVELMARVRAQLRRTRPATVGQRLEYADIVLDAETHRVTRSQKQLKLGPTEFRLMATFMEKPGRVWSRDQLLDRVWGRDIYVDTRTVDVHIGRLRKALCQHGGDDPLRTVRGAGYALG; this is encoded by the coding sequence ATGAGTTTTGATCGCCCCAGGATTTTGCTGGTCGAGGACGAACCGGCACAACGCGAGGTGCTGACCTACAATCTGGAGGCGGACGGGTTTCAGGTGGCCACCGCCGAAGACGGCGAAGAAGCATTGCTGATGGTTCCCGAAGTTCAACCCGACGTTATTGTTCTTGATTGGATGCTACCACGGGTGTCGGGGATCGAAGTGTGCCGCCAGCTCAAGATCAAGGCCGAGACGCGCGCGGTGCCGATCATCATGCTGTCGGCACGTTCCGAAGAGGTGGACCGCGTACGTGGATTAGAGACGGGTGCGGATGACTATGTCGTGAAACCCTATTCTGTTGTGGAGTTGATGGCGCGGGTGCGCGCGCAGTTGCGCCGTACACGGCCAGCCACGGTCGGCCAGCGACTGGAATACGCCGATATCGTACTTGATGCGGAAACCCACCGTGTCACACGGTCCCAAAAGCAGCTCAAGCTGGGGCCGACCGAGTTTCGACTGATGGCGACGTTCATGGAAAAGCCGGGCCGCGTCTGGAGCCGCGATCAATTGCTGGACCGTGTCTGGGGCCGTGACATCTATGTGGACACCCGGACCGTCGATGTGCATATCGGACGGTTGCGCAAGGCGCTGTGCCAGCATGGTGGTGACGATCCGCTGCGGACGGTGCGCGGCGCGGGTTACGCGCTCGGTTGA
- the pstA gene encoding phosphate ABC transporter permease PstA — MTDISANKSSIVSAGNSNVKRRNRNQVILQGLGIAAISFAAVMLFILIASLVSSGHKAFIQTHIELEVFIDPDEISKDKIQRGKFDDILLHSLQSYFPEVSGRADLRKLESILSKGAQFQLRDRVKDNPDLIGEILTIKVPVSDDYDQLTKGQVNRDSPENQRKLSDRQIGWFDTLQQAGTISQPLNWGLITNADSRFPELAGLKGALIGSFWALLVCFLISFPIGIGAAIYLEEFAPRTRFSDIIEVNINNLAAVPSVVFGLLALAVFIGWFGMPRSAPLVGGMTLALMTMPTIIIATRAALKAVPPSIREAALGVGASKHQVVFGHVLPLAMPGILTGTIIGLAQALGETAPLLLIGMNAFITSAPDTPLDSATALPTQIFIWADSPERGFVSRTSAAILVLLTFLITMNAVAIFLRSKFERKW, encoded by the coding sequence ATGACTGATATTTCCGCGAACAAGTCGTCCATAGTGTCGGCAGGCAATTCAAACGTGAAACGACGCAACCGCAATCAGGTGATCCTTCAGGGGTTGGGAATCGCTGCGATCAGCTTTGCTGCGGTGATGCTGTTTATCCTGATTGCATCGCTGGTCAGCAGCGGCCACAAGGCGTTCATTCAAACACATATTGAACTTGAAGTGTTTATTGATCCTGACGAAATCTCGAAGGACAAAATACAACGCGGTAAGTTTGATGATATCCTGCTTCACAGTCTCCAGTCATATTTTCCCGAAGTGTCGGGCCGGGCTGACCTGCGTAAACTGGAGAGCATTCTGTCGAAGGGCGCACAATTTCAGTTGCGCGACCGGGTAAAGGATAACCCAGACCTGATCGGAGAGATCCTGACGATCAAAGTGCCGGTTTCAGACGATTATGACCAACTGACCAAAGGCCAGGTCAACCGAGACAGCCCCGAGAACCAACGCAAGCTGTCGGACCGCCAGATCGGATGGTTTGATACGTTGCAACAGGCTGGCACTATCAGCCAACCATTGAACTGGGGGTTGATCACCAACGCCGACTCCCGCTTTCCTGAACTGGCGGGCCTCAAAGGCGCGCTGATCGGTAGCTTTTGGGCACTTCTGGTGTGTTTTCTGATCTCGTTCCCAATCGGTATTGGCGCGGCAATCTATCTGGAGGAATTCGCACCAAGGACGCGGTTCAGCGACATTATCGAGGTGAACATCAATAATCTGGCGGCGGTGCCTTCGGTCGTCTTTGGCTTGCTGGCATTGGCGGTGTTCATAGGCTGGTTCGGTATGCCACGCTCCGCGCCGCTGGTGGGGGGGATGACGCTTGCGCTGATGACCATGCCGACGATCATCATCGCCACGCGCGCCGCGCTCAAGGCCGTGCCACCCTCGATCCGCGAGGCGGCGCTGGGTGTCGGCGCGTCCAAGCATCAGGTGGTATTCGGTCACGTCCTGCCTCTGGCCATGCCGGGTATCCTGACCGGCACGATCATCGGTCTGGCGCAGGCACTGGGGGAGACGGCCCCGTTGTTGTTGATCGGGATGAACGCATTTATCACCTCTGCCCCCGATACACCGCTCGACAGTGCGACCGCACTGCCGACGCAGATTTTCATATGGGCCGACAGCCCGGAGCGCGGCTTTGTCAGCCGGACGTCTGCCGCCATTCTGGTGCTGCTGACCTTCCTGATCACGATGAACGCCGTCGCCATCTTCCTGCGCAGCAAGTTTGAGCGGAAGTGGTAG
- a CDS encoding MATE family efflux transporter, whose amino-acid sequence MANHGTDAVAALAVINRMTPVVFAVVLALSGAIGPIIGQNFGAGQMGRVREAFFDGLTFVALYVIAVSVLLFILRGHIADLFDATGEMQALIFLFCGPLALATFFNGAIFVANASFNNLGHPGYSTWINWGRHTIGTWPLVIGGAALWGAPGVLIGQAAGGVIFAFIAVWLSLRVIGNPTVNPPVPHFQYKDLRMHVMCNRNQR is encoded by the coding sequence ATGGCCAATCACGGAACGGATGCTGTTGCCGCACTGGCGGTTATCAACCGAATGACACCTGTTGTCTTTGCGGTTGTGCTGGCGCTGTCGGGGGCCATCGGTCCGATCATCGGTCAAAACTTTGGAGCAGGTCAGATGGGACGGGTGCGCGAGGCGTTCTTTGATGGGCTGACCTTTGTGGCCCTGTATGTGATTGCGGTCTCGGTATTGCTCTTTATTCTGCGCGGACATATCGCCGATCTCTTTGACGCAACGGGTGAAATGCAGGCGTTGATCTTCCTCTTTTGCGGTCCGCTCGCGTTGGCCACATTCTTTAACGGTGCAATCTTCGTCGCCAATGCGTCGTTCAACAACCTTGGCCATCCGGGATATTCCACTTGGATCAACTGGGGACGCCATACGATTGGGACATGGCCACTGGTCATCGGGGGCGCTGCGCTATGGGGCGCGCCGGGTGTTTTGATCGGTCAGGCTGCCGGCGGTGTGATTTTTGCCTTTATCGCTGTGTGGCTCAGCCTGCGGGTGATTGGCAATCCCACCGTCAATCCGCCCGTTCCGCATTTCCAGTACAAGGATCTACGGATGCATGTGATGTGCAATAGAAATCAGCGGTGA